A window of the Camelus dromedarius isolate mCamDro1 chromosome 5, mCamDro1.pat, whole genome shotgun sequence genome harbors these coding sequences:
- the GPR135 gene encoding G-protein coupled receptor 135, translating into MEEQPPPPQPVRPVVSTALSGSPHPGAPSAAGTPGGTSSAATAAAVLSFSTTAAAALGNQSDGSGGDSTGIPAGGGLGGRGAPGAAGRLPLGPEAAPLLSHGAAVAAQALVLLLIFLLSSLGNCAVMGVIVKHRQLRTVTNAFILSLSLSDLLTALLCLPAAFLDLFTPPGGPAPAAAAAAGPWRGFCASSRFFSSCFGIVSTLSVALISLDRYCAIVRPPREKIGRRRALQLLAGAWLAALGFSLPWELFRAPQGPPAAQSFHGCLYRTSPDPAQLGAAYSVGLVVACYLLPFLLMCFCHYHICKTVRLSDLRVRPLTTYARVLRFFSDVRTATTVLIMIVFVICCWGPYCFLVLLAAARQAQATQAPSFLNVVAVWLTWANGAINPVIYAIRNPNISMLLGRSREEGYRTRNVDAFLPNQGRALQARSRNRLRNRCTNRLGACSRTSSSKPTSAMGGDVAMWARKNPVVLFCREGPPEAVTAAAKQPKSVPGDTSL; encoded by the coding sequence ATGGAggagcagccgccgccgccgcagcccgtCCGCCCGGTGGTGAGCACGGCCTTGTCTGGCAGCCCACACCCCGGCGCCCCCTCCGCGGCCGGCACGCCTGGCGGGACTTCCTCCGCGGCGACGGCGGCGGCCGTGCTCTCCTTCAGCACCACGGCGGCCGCGGCGCTGGGGAACCAGAGCGACGGGAGCGGGGGCGACAGCACTGGCATCCCGGCTGGCGGCGGCCTTGGCGGGCGCGGGGCGCCGGGGGCAGCGGGGAGGCTGCCGCTGGGCCCCGAGGCGGCGCCGCTGTTGTCGCACGGGGCGGCAGTGGCGGCCCAGGCGCTCGTCCTCTTGCTCATCTTCCTGCTGTCTAGCCTGGGCAACTGCGCCGTGATGGGGGTGATCGTGAAGCACAGGCAGCTCCGCACCGTCACCAACGCCTTCatcctgtccctgtccctgtcggATCTGCTCACGGCGCTGCTCTGCCTGCCCGCCGCCTTCCTGGACCTCTTTACGCCTCCCGGAGGCCcggcgcccgccgccgccgccgccgcgggacCCTGGCGCGGTTTCTGCGCCTCCAGCCGCTTCTTCAGCTCGTGCTTCGGCATCGTGTCCACCCTCAGCGTGGCCCTCATCTCGCTGGACCGCTACTGCGCCATCGTGCGGCCGCCCCGGGAGAAGATAGGGCGCCGCCGCGCGCTGCAGCTGCTGGCGGGCGCCTGGCTGGCCGCCCTGGGCTTCTCCTTGCCCTGGGAGCTGTTCCGCGCGCCCCAGGGGCCCCCGGCGGCGCAGAGCTTCCACGGTTGCCTGTACCGGACGTCCCCAGACCCAGCGCAGCTGGGCGCGGCCTACAGCGTGGGGTTGGTGGTGGCCTGCTACCTGCTGCCCTTCCTGCTCATGTGCTTCTGCCACTACCACATCTGCAAGACCGTGCGCCTGTCCGACCTGCGGGTGCGGCCCCTGACCACTTACGCGCGCGTGCTGCGCTTCTTCAGCGACGTGCGCACCGCCACCACTGTGCTCATCATGATTGTCTTCGTCATCTGCTGCTGGGGGCCCTACTGCTTCCTGGTGCTGCTGGCCGCGGCCCGGCAGGCCCAGGCCACGCAGGCCCCCTCGTTCCTCAACGTGGTGGCCGTCTGGCTGACCTGGGCCAATGGGGCCATCAACCCTGTCATCTACGCCATTCGCAACCCCAACATTTCGATGCTCCTAGGACGCAGCCGAGAAGAGGGCTACCGGACTAGGAATGTGGACGCTTTCCTGCCCAACCAGGGCCgggctctgcaggccagaagcCGTAATCGCCTTCGAAATCGCTGTACCAACCGCCTGGGGGCCTGCAGCCGGACGTCCTCTTCCAAGCCGACCAGCGCTATGGGAGGGGATGTGGCCATGTGGGCTCGCAAAAATCCTGTTGTGCTTTTCTGCCGAGAGGGGCCACCAGAGGCTGTGACAGCAGCGGCCAAACAGCCTAAATCTGTACCCGGGGATACCAGTCTCTAA